A stretch of DNA from Plutella xylostella chromosome 16, ilPluXylo3.1, whole genome shotgun sequence:
TCTATGTAGCTTTGCTTGATTTTATGTTAATgatttataatgttaattGTGGTTACTTAAATTGTTATTTCTATTCTCATGCATGCTGTGTTATTTTGTGCTACACCCAAAGCGGTAAAATTACCTTGATACTttaattattgtacctaagACTAACAATATACATGTAATTTAAGGCAATAAAgaactgaactgaactgaactTATGATAGGCCATATGGCCTAGCGCTatcgctggttttcagctaaAACCCGCAACGAACGAAAAATAACCCAAAATGTCTATTGACCTATCTGGAAATTGAATTTTCTTACATGTTGTCTTGGATTTTTGCACGAACCCCACTTTCTTTTTGAAGCGAAGTCCATCCTGAAACAAAATTCAAACTTTACCTACTcctgtacataataatatttcattcttacttaaacgtaagtatataaaagTAGCATTTTTATCtatattacttaagtatttatctatgaagataggtacttattgcttgtaatttataaaagtgcaGTAAAAGTACCAACTGATTAGATTAAAAGTAGGGTAGGCGATATCTATCATTATCACTAATAGATGTGTACAACACAATGGATCTTACACTAGATCAGTTATGTATGAGTAGTTATGACGATGACGTTATGAGAATCCTCAAAATCAGTTGAGCTGTTTATAAATACAGTATAACGGCCTCGTGAATCACTCTTTCATTCGCAGCGCAGAAGCCCTAGcatggggcgcaagacgcgcaagACGTGACAATTTTTTATGTCGCACTTACTCACAACTCGCGGCCTCGAGTCGAGAGCGAGCGAAAGCATTTGTCACGTCAAGACGTGTGCGCGTCTTGCACCCCGTGCTAAGCtaggtaattaagtaattaattgatTCTATGTATTTTCTTGGATTAATAAATTACTAACTTATCTTTGGTTATTAATTATACCTCACCTTAGAAGATGTGTAAGTGATAAAAGTGCCTTTGGCCGGTTCATCTCGCACCAGGTCATCACAATATGTGAAGTTGCAAACGCACACCACCGattcaccctgtatatacctCGGGTTACATGGGTTATCTGGAATAAATATGGTACAGGGTGATAAAAAAATGGCTCCGAATCCTGAATAACTTCTACGTTTGGAAGAGTTGAAACATCTAatgtaaaacttttaaaaattacttaagtaagtaagtatttagttttgaaagagtaagtaggtacttaccagcCAAACTAATTGTAATAGCCGCAAAACTTGAAAcgaataacaataacaaagtCATTTTCtcagttttatttgttttacttaTCACGAGCCGGGTCAAGCGACATGTCCAGTGTATATTGGACACCGCACTGATTATTTCCAAGGAACTCTACATAGTAACTATCAGATGTACAATAAACTACGCTTGAATTTCTTTGGCAATTCAGCTCTTCATGTTAGTGTGTGTAGACTTATATTCCTTTGCAAGGGGCGCTAGTTGTTGACAAGTcgttgtattttttgttttaactgtAGTAGAGTCGttcctttgttttatttatatcggAACAGAAGTTTTATTGATACTACACTCatgagcaattaaaaagttccactgacataataatatggaacgtcaatggctGGTGGCAAAATTTTCATTGACCGCGTGTGTATTATGACTTGTTGCCTACCATACATAGTATgtattacatacctacctatcaatCCATGCTAATTATCATCATCTgcatacatataggtacttaggtaatcGTGTAGTGTAGTAACTAGGTCTCTCCTGTCCCATGAAGCTCCACAGTAGCCGTTTGCCTGGTTTTGGTCTCCGCCCGAGGACTTTTCTATCCCGGACATCATAATTCATTTCTACTTAGCACATTATATGACTGAAGCTTCGGAGCTTTgtaaagtttaataaaaatacaaagctaaccaatataaatataaagataatagtttattacttatactttttaagataccaattaattacttataggtaggtatacatagtTTAGTAATTTAAGTGATAGTTTTCTTAGATCttgattattaatttgtataatatatatctatGGTATCTGCACAGTACTAATGGACCTCGCGTGCACTGTAACCACTATCTCTTTAGAAAACAACTGCAACCGCACTTTCCTCGTTTCATCTTgcctgaaaacaaaaaaatgtgcataaataatcaaatgtaataagtgtataggtaggtaggtacttagtggGCTCTTTCGtagtacggtcatgtgcagagaaacctgacccccctctcatagtaacaatgttacTTATTTCACGAATCCTTACTTTTTACGAATGCTTCGTAAACATGTAGAAACTGTTACTCACctgttaaaaataacaacgaCCACCATATAATCGGGCAGAACAAATGCCATGGCTTCAATGGAATCTCCTTTTATTCTTACATCGATCCTCTGTGAGCCTCTCGGCACAAACTTGGACACATGAGCCATGGCGTAAAACATTGGCTGTTTGACGAACTCCGTGGAGGAAGTGACGATGATGGGAGAGTCCACGAAGTTCTCCACCCAGTTGGGACCGCCTTGAGGGTCGAGGCACAGGTTCCAGTCGATCCAGCCAACCAGACCGGAGTTTATGCTCTGGAAATAACGAGTTGAAAGTGGGACTACTCAGAGAAAAGAAAGATAAAGAGAGTTAAATGAAAGATAATTATGATTTGTAGTATTTTCGTAGGCCAATAAGAGGGAAAGAGTGTAACAGGAAGACCAAGAGATGAAAGAACTAACATTGTTGCTACATACCTCTATAATATCGCCAATGTAATCTTCAGCCCGTTTCCAAGATCCTAGAATCACCTTGTCAGGGTTATTGAGTTCAAAACCTGTAATGTTAGAGTTTATTTTcagataggtacattttgtCACAATTCCTTTGGATCATAAAGGACCTATCCTTAAAGTACCAAATTTTTAAAGTTAGGTACACAGCgtaagtagtaagtaggtTTTTGATGATCTGAGTTACCTACTTTGAGGTACATATAAATGGGTACCATATAAATTTACCAACGGCAGACTTATTTCACGATGACTTAGGTATACATGGTACAATATTGTACTAAGGCAGCCGTGGCAATATTCTTACCAGAACAGGCTTCCGTGCTGATGATGAACTTTCCGGTGTTGTTGACCAGCGTGTACACGGAGGGGGGCACCTCCTTGTTGAGGTACCAGTGCACTGCCAGGCCGTCCAGGTAGGTATCCGCTTCTGGCCAGAGGTCCACCACCTGCACACGGTGATGAATGGGAGGGTTCTTACTTTGAcaaaatacactcgcgagcaacgaaaaagttccagtgaaaaaagcaccaaattacacCCAAACGGAAAAGTCTATCGAAgtaatattgaagtaagtatatttaataacGCCTCAGAAAcgtaaataatagtaaatattttgttcaaaatttaaatgatgtagtcaaatgtttaaaaaaattgggtcgTTTGGTtcggtattttgtgagttaaacttattcattgctcgtgagtgtaataataataatgatattgtTAAGTATCTGTCTACACGTATTTGATATGATGACTAGGTATCGTAAAACTACATAGAACATACCAATGTGTACCAAAACGGAATCACGTATCGCTGATCGTCGATACCCAAGATCTTGGTATCTTTGAATTTGGAGTTTCGAATGGTTGGCCCCAAATTTTCCGCTATCCATCGTCCCTGAAAACAGaagtgtgtttttttaagtaaatcaTAAATTAAGTGTCTTTAGCTCAAACCACTCAAACTTAGAATccatgacaacttttacaAAAGATGGTTTGaattgtataatttaaaaaatcttttttatctAGGTCACCCTTCGTAGGAAATACCCACATTTCCACTTCTGTAATttccaataaaatatttttaaacaaaatgacaGGCATCCGGAtaagtggctggatgaggaggCCGAATGTTGTGGCGTTCCTTGGCCGACgcttatgtccagcagtggaagaTATCAGACTGAGCATGGTCATAAGTAAtctgattacacctaccgagtagtgCGGCCGAGACAGTATCTTCGGCCGAGCACTCGTTCAATAGCTAGCGGTTCATTGGTCGAGcttcggccgaggatactgtctcgccagAGACAGCTCTACTCGGTAGAGGTGTAAGAAGGGTATTACGCTAGCGCCTCTGGTACATTACCATGCCATCCGGCGTGAACCCCAGGGAGTTGAAAGTGGGCAGCGGGAGGACCCCGTTGAACGGCTCGTTAGTGGTGGTGATGCCCCACACCGGGACGCCATTCTCCAAGTATTTCTCTA
This window harbors:
- the LOC119693832 gene encoding lysosomal acid glucosylceramidase is translated as MIRVPIGGCDFSTHPYAYNELPANDVKLSNFSLAAEDFNLKLPLIKRLRAASTEPVHVLGTTWSPPVWMKTNNKITGVSRVKPEYFQTYADYHLKFLEKYLENGVPVWGITTTNEPFNGVLPLPTFNSLGFTPDGMGRWIAENLGPTIRNSKFKDTKILGIDDQRYVIPFWYTLVVDLWPEADTYLDGLAVHWYLNKEVPPSVYTLVNNTGKFIISTEACSGFELNNPDKVILGSWKRAEDYIGDIIESINSGLVGWIDWNLCLDPQGGPNWVENFVDSPIIVTSSTEFVKQPMFYAMAHVSKFVPRGSQRIDVRIKGDSIEAMAFVLPDYMVVVVIFNRQDETRKVRLQLFSKEIVVTVHARSISTVQIP